In the Pseudoliparis swirei isolate HS2019 ecotype Mariana Trench chromosome 21, NWPU_hadal_v1, whole genome shotgun sequence genome, one interval contains:
- the sstr1b gene encoding somatostatin receptor type 1: MNVNGSQDYGSDPTPLPYNTSMDYEDYYQEPDASSIIIPSIYAIVCCVGLTGNAMVIYVILKYAKMKTATNIYILNLAIADELFMLSVPFLATSAAVRHWPFGSLMCRLVLSVDGINMFTSIFCLTVLSVDRYVAVVHPIKAARYRRPTVAKVVNVCVWGLSLIVILPIIVFADTVPAQDGGVDCNFLWPESAWSQAFVVYTFLLGFLLPVGAICLCYCLMVARMRAVGLKAGWLQRRRSEKKITRMVLLLVAVFVLCWMPFYIVQLVSVFHRPPDPMVTQLFVILSYVNSGANPILYGFVSDNFRRSFQRIVCFRWLESGLDAEQVDYCAVALKRHGACSALDFPKDGLASDMVFRNGTYTSRTTTV; this comes from the coding sequence ATGAATGTCAATGGAAGCCAGGACTACGGGTCAGACCCGACTCCACTGCCCTACAACACAAGCATGGACTATGAGGACTACTACCAGGAGCCCGACGCCAGTAGCATCATCATCCCGTCCATCTACGCCATCGTCTGCTGTGTCGGGCTGACCGGCAATGCCATGGTCATCTACGTCATTCTGAAGTACGCCAAAATGAAAACGGCCACGAACATTTACATCCTCAACTTGGCGATTGCCGACGAGTTGTTCATGCTGAGCGTTCCCTTTCTGGCCACGTCGGCCGCCGTCCGTCATTGGCCCTTCGGGTCTCTGATGTGTCGGTTGGTGCTCAGCGTCGACGGCATCAACATGTTTACGTCCATCTTCTGCCTGACCGTGCTGAGCGTGGACCGCTACGTCGCGGTGGTCCACCCCATCAAGGCCGCCCGCTACCGCCGGCCGACCGTCGCCAAGgtggtcaacgtgtgtgtgtgggggctgtCGCTCATCGTCATCCTGCCAATCATCGTCTTCGCCGACACGGTCCCGGCACAGGACGGCGGTGTGGATTGTAACTTCCTGTGGCCTGAGTCGGCGTGGTCACAAGCGTTCGTGGTGTATACCTTCCTGTTGGGGTTCCTGCTGCCGGTCGGCGCCATCTGCTTGTGCTACTGCTTGATGGTGGCCAGGATGCGAGCGGTGGGGCTGAAGGCCGGCTGGCTTCAACGGCGGCGCTCGGAGAAGAAGATCACCCGcatggtgctgctgctggtggccgTGTTCGTGCTCTGCTGGATGCCCTTCTACATCGTGCAGCTGGTCAGCGTTTTCCACCGGCCTCCAGACCCGATGGTCACTCAGCTTTTCGTCATCCTCAGCTACGTCAACAGCGGCGCCAATCCCATCCTGTACGGCTTCGTGTCGGACAATTTCCGGCGTTCGTTCCAGCGCATCGTGTGTTTCCGGTGGCTGGAGTCGGGCCTGGACGCGGAGCAGGTGGATTACTGCGCCGTGGCTCTGAAGAGACACGGCGCGTGTAGCGCCCTGGACTTCCCCAAGGACGGTCTGGCTTCTGATATGGTGTTTCGCAATGGGACGTATACCTCCCGCACTACCACCGtgtga